One window of Ignavibacteria bacterium genomic DNA carries:
- a CDS encoding ADP-ribosylglycohydrolase family protein has protein sequence MKIEHSKIKSALLGIAVGDALGVPVEFNTRKTLSENPITEMIGFGTHNQTPGTWSDDSSLTFCLAESLCKGYDLQDIAHNFEKWMYENFWTPHGEVFDKGGTTEIAIQRLHQGIRPYHSGQDDINSNGNGSLMRTLPLAFYLFDKPIEERFRVVREVSSITHAHIRSVIACFIYVEYAIQLLKTRDKVSAYKQVKIHVPEFLKSYKIHSEEILLFKRILSVDINKFKEKEISSTGYVLHTLEASLWCLLKCNSFTETVLCAVNLGDDTDTTGAVAGGLAGILYGVEHIPSNWLELLARKDDIVKVSERLSEKLE, from the coding sequence ATGAAAATTGAACACAGTAAAATAAAATCAGCGTTATTGGGCATTGCGGTTGGAGATGCATTAGGCGTTCCAGTAGAGTTTAATACTCGAAAAACATTGAGCGAGAATCCTATCACAGAAATGATAGGATTTGGAACACATAACCAAACGCCGGGAACTTGGTCGGATGACAGTTCTCTCACGTTTTGTCTTGCAGAAAGTTTATGCAAGGGATATGATTTACAGGATATTGCTCATAATTTTGAGAAATGGATGTATGAAAATTTTTGGACTCCGCACGGTGAAGTATTTGACAAAGGCGGAACGACAGAAATTGCAATTCAAAGATTACATCAAGGAATTAGACCTTATCATTCTGGTCAAGATGATATTAACTCAAATGGCAATGGTTCGTTGATGAGAACACTTCCGCTTGCATTTTATTTATTTGATAAACCCATTGAAGAACGATTTCGGGTTGTGAGAGAAGTTTCATCTATTACGCACGCACATATTCGTTCGGTCATTGCTTGTTTTATTTATGTTGAATATGCGATTCAACTTTTGAAAACGAGAGATAAAGTCTCTGCCTACAAGCAAGTGAAAATTCACGTTCCTGAATTTCTTAAGTCGTATAAAATTCATTCAGAGGAAATACTCTTGTTCAAGAGAATTTTAAGTGTTGATATAAATAAGTTCAAAGAAAAGGAAATATCCTCTACCGGTTATGTTCTTCATACACTTGAAGCAAGTCTATGGTGTTTGTTAAAATGCAATTCATTCACAGAAACAGTTTTATGCGCTGTAAATCTTGGTGATGATACTGATACAACGGGTGCAGTTGCTGGTGGTTTGGCAGGAATATTATACGGAGTGGAACATATCCCGAGTAACTGGCTCGAACTTCTTGCAAGAAAGGATGACATCGTTAAAGTGAGTGAACGATTAAGTGAGAAACTGGAGTAA
- a CDS encoding WYL domain-containing protein, protein MKKSSPLEMLKRQIEILSLIEKEPNKYDKSDLSDLFNVEFPTINRDLQAIRKMGYKVHSIKKKLRLLNVLESDDYNKLLSQYLLSSNRVVTFPKNISLTTLKLQDKTLNIFIQLVKAIEKKTQIEIDYYKVFDDVLVRRAVNPFKLIPTMKEWLLIGDSEGSVKQFYVDNIVKIYEKKTIFSKPSSKDIRKIYYESWETYCGDESIGIKLLFSSKVAHVIKNRIWNEHQMLEIQPDGRILLSFKVSELSEMLGWIMSWGGDVVIIEPNELRTMVLKAAKGIKEANI, encoded by the coding sequence ATGAAAAAATCCTCTCCGCTTGAAATGCTGAAACGGCAAATTGAAATTCTTTCCTTGATTGAGAAAGAACCGAACAAATATGATAAATCGGATTTATCGGATTTATTTAACGTAGAATTTCCTACTATCAATCGTGATTTGCAAGCGATTAGAAAAATGGGGTACAAGGTCCATAGTATAAAAAAGAAACTTCGATTGTTAAACGTTTTGGAGAGTGATGATTATAATAAACTACTGTCACAGTATCTGCTTTCATCGAATCGTGTTGTAACATTTCCTAAAAACATTTCATTGACAACCTTAAAATTACAAGATAAGACACTTAACATCTTCATTCAACTTGTGAAAGCGATAGAGAAAAAAACACAAATTGAAATTGATTATTACAAAGTCTTTGATGATGTGCTTGTTCGACGAGCTGTAAATCCATTTAAACTTATTCCTACGATGAAAGAATGGTTATTGATTGGGGATAGTGAAGGCAGTGTAAAACAATTCTATGTTGATAATATTGTGAAGATTTATGAAAAAAAAACTATTTTCTCAAAACCATCATCTAAGGATATTAGGAAGATATATTATGAATCCTGGGAGACTTATTGTGGAGACGAATCAATAGGCATAAAACTTCTCTTCTCCTCAAAAGTGGCACACGTTATTAAAAACAGAATTTGGAATGAACATCAAATGTTGGAGATTCAACCGGATGGAAGAATCTTGCTTTCTTTCAAAGTCAGTGAGTTATCGGAAATGCTTGGTTGGATAATGAGTTGGGGAGGTGATGTCGTAATAATAGAACCGAATGAGTTGAGAACAATGGTTTTGAAAGCCGCAAAAGGAATTAAGGAAGCAAACATTTAA
- a CDS encoding AAA family ATPase, producing the protein MESNLDIGRKSHLFENQQSTKHTPTSSEKDVHLYLYEFIKSYLYRMYSRKEESETIEVLRMIGITDDHFVKPHLVSVSDEFGKNDERVSNANVDITLRYHNALYDVALRRIREHGDIINKIFCLGLEMQSKLSEELLQYIIRESVQHSPYRNAFLEVEMCTNQWTEDSDDVFVRPINFGEEHLSHIFLPENILSHISLFIQALSQHHVLQKPLRYLFAGKPGTAKTKIIRAIANACKGKATFVFTNGNEHRIESLFQFIDLFSPVVLCVDDIDLMTGSREEGLYTKQLANFLQKMDGFVKRDFFLLATTNDKRLVDLAASRPGRFDLIIDVNVIDSNLYLSLVESKTKSEEIISLFDDEVLSEMKRKKVTGAFIANLVKHLEIVAAFEREKLTQEYVLQMIGESFRGFYKEPEPTNGRTGFVLA; encoded by the coding sequence ATGGAAAGTAATCTCGATATCGGGAGAAAAAGTCATCTCTTTGAAAATCAACAGAGTACAAAACATACGCCAACTTCTTCCGAGAAAGATGTGCATTTATATTTATACGAGTTTATAAAATCATACTTATATCGTATGTACTCACGCAAGGAAGAGTCGGAAACAATCGAAGTGCTCCGGATGATAGGGATAACCGATGACCATTTTGTAAAACCCCACCTCGTTTCAGTGAGCGATGAGTTTGGGAAGAACGATGAACGCGTTTCCAATGCAAATGTTGATATTACCCTGCGCTATCATAACGCCTTATATGACGTCGCTCTTCGCCGTATTCGGGAACACGGAGATATTATCAACAAAATTTTTTGTTTGGGACTTGAGATGCAATCGAAGCTTTCCGAAGAATTACTGCAGTACATTATTCGTGAATCTGTACAACATTCACCGTATCGAAATGCGTTTTTGGAGGTGGAAATGTGTACGAATCAATGGACTGAGGATAGCGATGATGTGTTTGTTCGTCCAATAAATTTTGGAGAAGAACATCTTTCCCACATATTTCTTCCGGAAAATATTCTGAGCCATATTTCGTTGTTCATTCAAGCATTATCGCAGCATCACGTTCTTCAGAAACCACTGCGATATTTGTTTGCAGGAAAACCAGGAACGGCAAAGACAAAAATCATTCGCGCTATTGCTAATGCGTGTAAAGGAAAAGCAACATTTGTTTTTACCAACGGAAATGAACATCGCATTGAATCTCTGTTTCAGTTTATTGATTTATTTTCTCCCGTTGTGTTATGTGTGGACGATATTGATTTAATGACGGGATCGCGTGAGGAGGGATTATACACCAAACAACTTGCAAATTTTTTACAGAAGATGGATGGATTTGTAAAACGCGATTTTTTTTTGTTGGCGACGACAAATGACAAACGATTAGTTGATTTAGCGGCAAGTCGTCCCGGAAGATTTGATTTGATTATTGATGTAAACGTTATTGATTCTAACCTATACCTTTCGCTTGTGGAAAGTAAAACGAAAAGTGAGGAAATCATTTCCTTATTTGATGACGAAGTTCTTTCCGAAATGAAAAGAAAGAAAGTTACCGGCGCTTTTATTGCAAACTTGGTGAAACATTTAGAAATTGTTGCAGCATTTGAACGTGAAAAACTCACACAAGAATATGTTTTGCAAATGATAGGTGAATCGTTTCGTGGTTTTTACAAAGAACCAGAACCGACAAACGGAAGAACGGGATTTGTGTTGGCGTAG
- a CDS encoding type II toxin-antitoxin system VapC family toxin gives MLSLDTDILVDILRKHPSAIEWLDSLDDEELVISGFVAMEEIQGCVNRREQLIVEQEISKFVIVSPTLDDCEIAFQIFSKFYLSSGLGIIDALIGQTAVSQNVPLCTFNTKHYRAIPSIRILQPYKR, from the coding sequence ATGCTTTCTCTTGATACTGATATCCTTGTAGATATTTTACGAAAGCATCCCTCCGCAATTGAATGGCTCGACTCTCTTGATGATGAAGAACTTGTCATCAGTGGTTTTGTCGCGATGGAAGAAATTCAAGGATGTGTTAATAGACGTGAGCAACTTATCGTCGAGCAAGAAATTTCAAAATTTGTAATAGTTTCGCCCACCCTTGACGATTGCGAAATTGCCTTTCAAATCTTTTCTAAATTTTATCTCTCTTCTGGACTTGGAATTATAGATGCTTTAATTGGGCAAACTGCAGTTTCTCAAAACGTACCTCTATGCACGTTCAATACAAAACATTATAGAGCAATACCCAGCATCCGAATTTTGCAGCCGTACAAAAGATAA